The proteins below are encoded in one region of Nilaparvata lugens isolate BPH chromosome X, ASM1435652v1, whole genome shotgun sequence:
- the LOC111047113 gene encoding craniofacial development protein 2-like, with the protein MARKKMKMGMDWKLASWNVRTLFRPGALNGLTDQLKKYRVDVAALQEVRWRGSHILKTKDYTILCSGNNTNTFGTAFVVHNNLLGQLIDFKDIDERMCSIRMRGRFSTITLISAHAPMEESDEDAKDAFYDRLEQLYHEAPAHDVKIILGDMNAKVGREECYRPAIGKESLHEESNDNGTRLIDFAISNRMTIASTCFPHKNIHKATWKSPDGDT; encoded by the coding sequence ATGGCTcgcaaaaaaatgaaaatgggaATGGATTGGAAACTAGCATCTTGGAATGTACGTACATTGTTCAGACCTGGTGCTCTGAATGGCCTGACAGATCAATTGAAAAAGTACAGGGTGGATGTGGCTGCGCTTCAGGAGGTAAGATGGAGAGGATCCCACATTTTGAAGACCAAGGACTACACCATACTATGCAGTGGAAATAATACTAACACCTTTGGAACTGCATTTGTGGTGCACAATAACTTACTCGGACAGCTTATAGACTTCAAGGATATTGATGAGAGAATGTGCTCAATAAGGATGAGAGGTAGATTCTCCACAATCACACTGATCTCCGCTCATGCTCCAATGGAGGAAAGTGATGAGGATGCTAAAGATGCTTTCTATGATAGGCTTGAACAACTATACCATGAGGCCCCTGCTCATGATGTGAAAATTATTCTGGGTGACATGAATGCCAAGGTAGGAAGGGAAGAATGCTATAGACCAGCAATAGGCAAGGAGAGTTTACATGAGGAGTCAAATGATAATGGTACACGACTTATCGACTTTGCAATCAGCAACAGAATGACTATTGCAAGCACCTGCTTCCctcataaaaatatacataaagCAACATGGAAGTCACCTGATGGTGATACATAG